The DNA sequence AAATATGTacattccatttttagaaagttatACTTCATCcgaccaaaaaaaaatagagcaatttgtgtatgacacgaattttaatgaagaattggtaaagtaagagaaaatggaaaaaaataagagagaaagagaaaaagtaagtgagaagtagtgttattGGAATGTTGTGtaggattattatttgttgaatattttccataaataaatgtgctctattttttatggacggccaaaaatggtaattgtGCTCTACTTTTTGTGGATGGGGgagtatcaatttaataaggtaggtctcactatccactaatactattttaactaccatttacctcatctctcttactttactatacctttcttctcctctctcatactctaccaattttgtcttaattcccAAGCCATATCTATTGCccaatttttatgggacggggggagtatattGTAAAAACTTCAAACTgctcaacacagtatcaacacggTTTTAACactgtttaaaattttaagattttaatgtcaacacaatgtaaCATAACATCAACCGTCGActttgtattgacattttttgttgctattatttttttatatgttgacattttctaacggttCAGATTATATTTTGGAGTTTGTATTTGATTACGTCCCTCTTGTTCGAagtttatactaatatttattttgttttttaattatttgttaaaataggagtataatttttttaaatcatttttcgTCTTTTTTGGCCTTTGTCAAGCCATAGTATTGCACCTTTACGTTTgcctaaaaatttaaattttggtgTTTCACGTAATTAACAGAAAATAAGTACTCCTGTTGTGCTGCTCTTGTAGTCTCCCACACTATCAATCTAGCTACTTCTGCAAATCACCCCCATTCTCACAACCCTAGACCGGAAACATCCAATTCCGTGAAGAATTCAAGGGCAGGATGGGCACCATGGGAAGAGCTTTTTACACGGTCGGATTCTGGATTAGGGAGACCGGCCAAGCTCTCGATCGCCTCGGCTCCCGCCTCCAGGGAAACTACCTTTTCCAGGAACAATGTAATCATGCTATCTCCCTCTTTTTCTTTACCTATTATATCCGTTTTTAGCTTTCTGCTGCCgtcattattttattcatctaCTTATCTGTCAAATTTGAGCCCGGTCTTAGAAGACTCGGTCTTCAATTTTTGAATCGAACCAAAATTAATCTGTGTTAGAGAAAGCGTTGATCTAGGGAATGTGTAAGACTAAGTAAATTGGGCCTCAATGATGGAATGCGTCTTTTCTGTTCCCCCCTTTCCGTTTATGGGTTAATTAGGAAAAACAAATGACCTTAATCAGAAGTGTGTTGTCTCAGCTAGCTTTTCTACGAAGCTGTAAGAAGATGGTTATTAGAGGAGGAATTCAGCCATATCTTAAGCTCCCCATCCTGTCAACCATTTTGGTGCTACATGAGccatataatttcatttaaaatgcTGGCCTCTTGGAGGAGATAGATGGAATTGTTGTTGGCACAGGTGTTGCATTGAACCACATAActatagtttatttttcaaattcttttGTGCCTCTATGTAGAAAATGTCGTGGTGATTTATCATAAAATCCACAGTGTATCTTTCATTCTCTTTACGCATGCATAGATAATCAGGTAGATTTGTGTTTGTTCCATcttctttataaattattcGGATGAAATATTTGACACACTACAATTTCTTTCCAGTGTCAAGACATAGAACACTcatgaatttatttgataaagcCCCCTCGGTTGCTAAGAATGCTTTTGTGGCCCCTAACGCATCACTGACTGGGGAGGTTTATGTTGGACCAAGCTCCTCCATTTGGTACGGATGTGTTGTCAGAGGTATGGTTTATGCTGACTGAGATATAGTTTGTTGCCATGTTGCACtttaatttgattgatatctctttataaaaataactctTATCAATTTTGTGCTCCAGAAAATGTCTTTTGATCTAATATGAAACTCTTCTAACTGGCGTAACTTATAATGAGAGGAAGTAACCATATTTAGTTAAGTAAAGTTCAAGTATTTTACTGTAATGTGTTTTTCGTGCAGAGTCATCCATGTCTTCTCTCATTAGATACTGATCTTTCTTGGAGTCTTAGCTACCGGTGTATACTTGAGCTATTTCAAACCCAAGTAAAACCATTCTGTGTTCGATGAAGGTCATGATAGAATCCATCTGATGGGCCATTGCTCTagcttttcatttttatgcgTCTGAAATGCTTATGGTTCCTATGCAAATGTGATCTATAATCTTTTTGAGGTTTGTATCACGTCTTTGGTTTAGTAATCTTCAGTTCGTGGATTGACATTGTCCAAAGTAAAAAAGTAAACCTGAAAGTTTCTTTTGCGTTAACATTTAGTGAACTTCTTGGATGTGTTTTGGTTGTTAGTGTCATCACTGCTGGTTCCCTCATTGTCTTTAGGCATGGTGTGCTTGTGTGATGGCATCGTTTCTAAGTTGAAATGGTCGGTAAGCAGGTGATGTGAACAGCGTTAGCATCGGAGCTGGAACCAACATACAGGATAACTCTCTTATTCATGTAGCTAAATCTAATATTGCTGGGAAAGTTCTGCCCATAAATATTGGTGACAATGTCACTGTTGGTTAGTATCATCGAAGGCATTCTCAGATAATATTTTCATCTCAGAGTTTCTTGATCCTGAGTGATAATTTGCACGTTGGACTTTATAGGGCATAGTGCTGTCTTGCACAGTTGTACTGTAGAGGATGAAGCATTTATTGGTATGGGTGCAACATTGCTTGACGGGGTGGTTGTTGAGAAGCATTCAATGGTCGCCGCCGGAGCTCTTGTCAGACAGAATACAAGAATACCATCTGGAGAGGTTAGTAAGACACACTGATGAGCTGCCTATTATCTTATCTCATGAAGTTTTGTTATGGAAATATGCATGGAAGTGCCCTTAGATGCGTGAAGCGCTATCTTTCTGTAATTCAGCTTAACATATCTCAATAGCCGCCTAAACATCTTCTTTCGGACCTTCAGCATCTTGTCCTGCTGGCTTCAAATCAGTGACTTAAATACCTAATTCGGATTCAATTCGTTTAACAATACAGACCAATTAAAGAGTCTTTTCTGAATATGTGATTTTTCAATATCAGATATGGGGAGGGAATCCAGCCAAATTCCTGAGGAATCTCACAGATGATGAAATCGCATTCATATCTCAGTCAGCTACCAATTATGCAAACCTAGCGGAAGCTCATGCTGCCGAAAATGCAAAGGACTTTGACAAGGCAGAGCTTGAAAAGGTACTTCAGAAGAAATTTACTGGACAGGACGGAGGATATGACTTAAAATCAGGTGTTGTTGGGTGACGCATCACCATAactccaaaacaaaaatactcaaGAGTTTCCTAATACGGAACACGTTTCagctttgtttttgtttttgtttttttccttgttttttGTTTCTGATGAGTTCCAAGAAGATGGCTGAGTTTCGCCTCCAATAAATTCAGTGGCCAGGCTAAAGTTTCAAAGGATCAATCCTGGTACAAAGTGTTTCTTATGAGGAgcttcaattaattaaacgCTTGGATATTGCTTGCTCTTTTCATGATTATCTGTTTCAACTTTATTAGATGCCCTTGTTTTGATATCCCGGGGAAGGCATCAGAAAGCTGAGTTACCATATCTAAGAATTTGATATTTCTATAAAGTATAAGGtatctgtttatttttttcccctgTAAACATGCTTTAGTTTAtgttgtattttaattaatttatttaattttcgaATGATATAAGGTTAGTGAAATGAGTAATGGACAGAGAGTGTATGTATATATGAGAAGATTTCCACATGAGAATATAACCTGGAAATTTTGATTGGATctgtttattaaatttgttatgCAACATCACTCTAAAATGGATGGTTCAAAAATTAGTGTGTCCTtgtacaaaacgagtgcagaaaaataactgaaactgttaaagcgggacggagggagtatgataaTAACGAGTACGAAAACGGTGAAGGGGCCCCTACCGAGAAATGGGTTTATGTGAAATTAATATGATTGGAGATTTCATTATGACCGTTGTATGATACATTTGGACAACCTATGGgttctaatatatttttaatgtgataacctagaaaaagaaaacgttttatttttaatggactAGAGGCGGTAGTATTCTTTTTGTCCACTATTTAAAGAaccattttgtcattttggatttttttcacaattaaaagagccattcagttttttttttcacttttgatATGTAGATTTCACATCctactaattttttacacttacaatttattataaaactaatagtatgAAAAAGGGTCTCTCATTCTACGTACATtctccttttactttttttccacaacgtcaaacaatttcttaaacccGTGCCGAATTAAAATGGCTCTTTAAATAGTGAACGCATGGAGGAGTACTAAATTGAAATGTTTGTCCAAATGTTCGAGGAATGATCCTGGCTTCCACGAGTGTGGATCAATTCCTTGTTCCGCAATATTCTAATCTAACATTTTGATAATTACttactatctttttttaaaaaattattttatttttacattaattttataaataaaaacttttactactactttttattattatacacTCAAGAAATTAACATTATTCtgtatttattcaaaattaactacttagtttattttaagtttaaggtattttttctaataactggattctttatcttcttttaTCCGGAGTATTTATCtgttacattaattatataaatgaaaatttgttatttttactaaaGAGATTTTCGGAACCATATAAGTAGAGATTTAGAAATAATGTGATAAATTATCCACAATTTGCTGAGCAGAGAGATTGTTCGATGTATTggacaattattttattctttaaattatAGAGCGCGTTGCTAATTCGGTAAATGGCTGAGCACTCTGTCATGATCCAATgtattacaatttacaatatataatgcatatatattaCATACAAGatgataaattatatgtattgAATCCAATATATGAAACTCGAATTCTCTGTTAGAATATCCAACACATTCTGATCGGCATagtaatttactaatttagaATTGAACAATGGATGAGACAGAATGAGGCGACCgtctttaaatttctaatttctgcaaataaaaaaacacaatggATGAAGATTTTAAACTATACTAGCAAGGAATTGGTCGATACTTAcgttatttatttcaaaatccaaagaaaatgtcaaaacaTCACAACTCAAACAAACATAAGAAAATACACATGATATGCCAATTCCATCGTCTATACAACAACACAACCTCTCTATCTTCTTTCTCGCTCtctcataaaaaaacacatcCATGTTTGGAGCTCTGAGCATACGGCGGAAGTGGCGCGGCTATGAGCAGCTCGGCAACAAAGGCGAGAAGCTGTCGCCCTCGGCAGCTTTGGTGCCGAAGCTGAGCCGATCAAAAAGTTTGCCAACAAAAATGGTCAACCCACCAAAAATGCCGAAAGAAGCAAAGAAGGCAAGCAAAATTCATCccttttttagtattttcgAGTCGAGACGGAGGAAGAAGGCGACGGCCAAGCCGGAATTTTCCCGGTATTTGAATTATCTCAGGGAAGGAGGAGCATGGGACATGGCTGCAGATAGGCCTGTTATGTATTataaatgaaacttttttttttgttaatgctTTATTAGTTTTGGAGTCTCTCATAAATTTGTGTATGCGAAACACATGTATTCTCTCATAAATGAAGCCATTTCTTTGGGGTTACATGTTCAAGTTTTAAGACCTTGTGAAGAGTGGTTATCAATCGTTTATTCCATCATGTTTTCCTAGATTATTGGCTTTATAGAGATCGAATattgttggaattaaattaatgattcatataaattatagtttaCATGTTGAATATGATTGATAAATATAAAGCGAAAACATATATAGATCCAGATTCATGAAGTTGgttgtttttttatgatttgaaGTGTGAATTTGGTGTTATAAATGTTGATGCtctcacataaaatatgtatgttGTTTCCGTAACGTATATGAATGAGATTTTGTCAAAGTATCTATCTATTGCATTTGGAGATCATAAACCCGTAATTAGAGAATATAGTTCCTAACTttattataattgtaatttcacctacaacaaattaaaaatgaactaaaatagtagtatttgcacaattattttttatagatggTTGTTTAACcctataaattatttcaatttggtaaattatgtaattgagttattcaataaataatcataatactccctccgtttcgccatagttgaggcgaaatttttcggcacggagttttggAAAGGAatattgggtgtgttaaataaatagataaaaaaaagtaagaaagaggaaaagatagagagaataaagtataaagtgaataaagtagagagaataaagtaagaaagagaaaaagattatcatatatagaaatgatctatgaaaaaatttcttgaaatggaaaaatgactgaACTATAAatgaacggagggaatatatatataaactttaGACAATTCTATTTAACCATATTAAGTTATTACTACAATAATTCACATTGAATGACCCGGCCGTTTAATGGGTGAAGGCTTCACTTGCACTATTGTCAAAGGGgtgtataatttaaattgaaaaggcAAAAATAGATGGAATGACCTAATTCTTATTCTTTAATGATACGACCGACATATTTGCTATAGTTTGGTGGGCTATTTTAATTGGCCCTTGCATTTTAGTGTGTGGAAGAGTACAAAGAGCTAATTAGTTTTCACACGTTAACGATACATCCAAATACATGTGTTTGACCTTCATTATAACAATTGTTACATAGTTTGAAAACATAGAAATTAGTTGACTTTCAAATCAACTGTTATTGGGTGGTCGACTTGACTTCTTCAATATGCTTGAATCATTAAATCGCTGTTGAGCCAAACAATAGCTTAATTCCTCAATTACAGcatgattaaattttacaaattcaatcataataaatcattaacagagaaaaaatatagccGAACCACAGCTAAACATGATCCCTGCAATTTTATCgaacaaataaaatacatttatttatttgagcCATTTCGATAATAGataaacacattttttctgacaaaatcatcaataattataaaataaaaagaaaatgtaactATCATATCATTACTTCCAAATGGCAAACGGTGGTGGGGAAAAAGAGGCAATGCCTtgatgaaaaataagagcAGAAAATTCGGCACCACCCGCAGACTAATTTCAAATTCCACATAtcataattcaacaaaatcaaaacttttcttgaggaagaagaagaagaaatttatagagagaaagaaaagagtgTTGTTTCCTCAGATATCGTAACCGACTCTCTCATCTTTCTCTCGCACCTCATGGATCCATTCTTGGTGCCCTACGCCATTAAGCCtgcacaatttttatttatatgaacGCTTCTTTCTTGTTCCCTTCCTCCAGGGTTCCTTCTATTTTCTTCTCCGCCGGTGAGTTTCATTTCCCTTTCTTCTTTCCATATCATGAATCGATCGTTTCGAGggattttttctctcaattcGATTTTTCATGGCTTTATTGGCGGAGTGTTGTTGTTTATTAGGTGTATTGAAGGGTGGATTGTTgctgtttttattttggggatttttttaGGGGATTTGAAGATGCAGCTCTTATGGTTCTTGGATTGGGTGAGGGACAAAATTAACAATGtagaaatgatttttttaactGAAGAAATGCTTCGCTGTCAATTAAGAATGTGAAATTTAGGTTGGAATTGGTTAGATGAAGTTTCTGGTATATGTGCTTTGCATTTCCTTTATTGTTGTTGTGGAACCTTTTAGAAACAATGAAaaagttgttatttttctaTGCCTCATTTGTGACTTCAATGTTACTATGTTTTTAATGAGAAGGACTTCATTGGTGGTTTGATGTTCTTTGAAGTCATGGATGTCTCTTTCATTGTGTGTGCAGATTGTTTGAATGCTGGAAAGCCATGCCAACAATTACAGCTATAGCATTGGATAGGCTGATCGAACCGGGAGCTGCAAAGTCCATGGTGCAAGCAAGAA is a window from the Salvia hispanica cultivar TCC Black 2014 chromosome 1, UniMelb_Shisp_WGS_1.0, whole genome shotgun sequence genome containing:
- the LOC125204385 gene encoding gamma carbonic anhydrase 1, mitochondrial-like, translating into MGTMGRAFYTVGFWIRETGQALDRLGSRLQGNYLFQEQLSRHRTLMNLFDKAPSVAKNAFVAPNASLTGEVYVGPSSSIWYGCVVRGDVNSVSIGAGTNIQDNSLIHVAKSNIAGKVLPINIGDNVTVGHSAVLHSCTVEDEAFIGMGATLLDGVVVEKHSMVAAGALVRQNTRIPSGEIWGGNPAKFLRNLTDDEIAFISQSATNYANLAEAHAAENAKDFDKAELEKVLQKKFTGQDGGYDLKSGVVG